The Populus alba chromosome 13, ASM523922v2, whole genome shotgun sequence genome contains the following window.
TTACGAGtatttttcactcagaaatgtattaaaataatacttttttattttttaaaaattattttttatattagtgcattaaaatgatcaaaaaatatattaattttaaaaaaaaattaatttttttaaaaaatatttttaaaaatataaaaacaaataaaaaaggagtttttttttttaggttcaaGGGAGGTTTAGTCTGTTCCTTTGAAACCAAGGTTGGACTACTGTATAGACTATGGCGATAAGCACCACCACACCACACCGGTCCGGTCCTCGGTCCCTTTCACGAACCATCAATAGTCATCTGGTTGATCTTCACCGAAGAATCGCTCCATGGGCTCGTACTAGTCAGCAGCAGCACGTAGTAATCCAGAAAAGTCGCATGCAAGATGTGCACCAGCAACCCAACTCCTCAAGAGATGGATTAAATTTCCTTGACCACTGGACCTTTTTTTTTGACAGTGTATTTGTAATTGtggtgtgattattttttaaaatatttttgtttagaagtatattaaaataatattatttttattttttaaaaattatttttaacaacaatacattaaaataataaaaaaatataaaaaattaaatttaaataattttttaaaaaaaatttaatgaacacCGTTTGCACCCGATCCAAACGGTACCCAGTAATGCTAAGATGATAGTAACTACAAGGGTTCGTCATGTAAATCTTTCTTATACAATACAGGCCGAAGCCCATCATCGACCCATCCATTACCACATAGCTGTCTCGACAAAGGCATGCGTGGCCCTTACAAATCCATCATcgttttatgttaaaaaaacatctagATTTCATTGGGCCAGCACTTctaaatccaattttttttttcttaggtttaATTGAGATGAAATTCAGGACAAGGATACTTTGTCTCTCCCCCGTGTAATTTTGCCTCCATGTTTTCCCTTTAGGACACATGACATAAGATTCTTGCTTTTTACCACCAAAATGGTGAAATGTATACAGTATAAGTGATTCTCGTGCTCTTGTGGCGAAGAACTGACAGTACTACAAGATGGCCACCAGCATCTTGTTTGGACTCATATGGACTTGGAGTGTAGACATATTCCTTCTCCAAAGCCTTTAAAATCAGAATCATTTGTGCccagataatatatttttttacacaatAAGATTTTGTCCACCAATACCCTTTCCTGGAAAATCCATTTTCATGAAtttggttgaaaaataaaataaaataatgatttcatCAGTGACATTAAAAGCCTTTGTCATTTTTGTGTATTTGGCTACTGTCCAACAGTGTCATGTATGCTTCTTAATTTTGGGAAGCATTGCTGCAGaagtatttcctaaaaaaaaaaaaaaaagattttgtttggCTTGATTATTTGAAGCCAGAATCCAAAATAGTTGTTAAAATCAAACACATCCCTTAATTGACTTGGAGTAGAGGCTATTGCTTGAGGTTGAAGTAAGTAAAGCATAGATTAATAATTATCTGCTACTCACAATAATTATTTCAGAgacaaaaaaaaggataaaaatgactGAATAAAAACTGTcctctataaaaatatatttatggctTTTTATGTTCGATGTAAATgcaataataatgattttaaaagggccgattttgtttggaaatattattatagttattttttgaaaatattttttatttaaaaatatattaaaataatatatgtattttattttttaaaaattatttttaacatcagtatattaaaatgatttgaaaacattaaaaaaatattaatttaaaataaaaaaaatttttttttttttttttaaaaaacgcttttaaatgtaaaaacaaacgttagcaaaaatagttttaacttgaaaaaacattaaattaataattaatatagtgttttttaatggtttaatataaaaaaaatctaaaaaaaataatttcattttaatatatttttataaaaaaaaattatcttaaaaaataattatcaccaCACCGGATAAACCTTAAATAATGAATGAAAAGGATTGTTCTTTACGACTTTTGTTATGTAGCCAGGCCGGTTTGTTTTCATCTGCTTTTTGGGGTGTGGCTCGACACTTTGTTTATTTCATGTATGGTTTAGTGGCAAACAAAACCGTCTGTTACCCCTTTTCTAGAGTAGAAACAAGAAACTTAATTTCTGCCTTAtctggccaaaaaaaaaaaaaaaactcttatgaACCCtaattttcaaatgatttcACAAAGAGATCGATCCCTCATGGTGGATGGCATATTGGTTCAAGTGATACATGCTGACGATGTAGTTGGTGCTGGacctccccctctctctcctGTGGTTAGGTCAGAGACAGACAACTGGAAGCAAATAACCTAAAAATGTCTTAGAAATCAGCTTCTGTCCTACCAAACCATGGCCACCACATCGTGAGCCTGAGAGCAGCAGCAATAACCTACCTGCTAGTAGAGCCATGGGAAAGTGCGGGAAAGGGACTCCTGTTTGATGGCAGCAACCCTTTTAGCATCCcataattcaacattaagaGATTGTTCAACCtaggttgttgttttttagcCTCTTGAAGAAAAGCTCACGCACTCACACAAGAAAGTAATGGGCCACACAGCTCTATCCCCTCCCCTCTCTCTTCCATCAATTATGAGGGGTTGGAGGAGAAAACTTGCACCAGCACCCTCTTGGAAGGTTAGCCAATTCCAACTGCAAATAGGGACCCACCTAGGAAACTTTTTCATGGTCTGATTTTGAGGCTTTTAGCAACTAAAAAGCTCTGCTCAACTGCAAAACCTCATGGCTAAACTTCAGATGCTAAAGGTTTTAGTAGAACTTTTAGACGGAGGAAATGATGAAGTGTCATGATTTGATGAAGAACAGagacaaaaaacatatttcagaTGGTCAACTTTTCTGTAgcaaagagaataaaaagaaagttaaacATGAGAAtgggaaaacaaattaagaattgAGGAGGATTGATGACAGTGCCCTAAAGACAAAGTGTAACACACATTTAACGAAGTTTTCAGGGAATTTGTGGAGGTGAGCAGATATAAGAATCTTTGAAGGGAGAAGTAAAGAAGGCCCATTACAACAACCACAACTGCCAAGGCTCAGGGGTTCCTTGGAGTAGCATTAAAGACACTGCATTGCTGCATTGCATCTTCTTCACTGTTACAGCACCTACACCacccaaaaataaatgttttttcaattaaaaaaaaaagaatataagaaaacaaTGTACTAGATTTATAGGCAGAAGCTTAGAATTGATGCTTTTATGATTTCTAGTTGAGGAACATGGGTTGTGCTCCTCAGATTCTCCACATGATCTTCATCGTCACTATATTCATGCTCATATTATTACAAAGTGCCCACGTTTTTATTTCTGATGATGCTTCAGTGGATGCAGAAGGGTACTTCCAAGCTCCTGGCCTACCAAAGGTGAATTTCATAAAGGAAAGTACTGGAGATGTTAATAATGAGAAGCAGATTGAAAAAGTCTCTGGAGAAGATgagaatgaagaaaaagaaacactgATAGTTCAGAACTTTAGAGCTTTACTTGGACTAAGGAGTTCCAAAACAAGAAGCTCATCAACTGAGTTTGTGTCACGAGCACCTTCTCCATCAGCCACCATGGAAGCTGAGCCTCCTGCTTTTGCTCCTGCTCATGCTCCTCCAAGGTTGCCAATTCATGTACATTCTTATTCTCCTCTGCATCACAAACATCTAGCCCCACCACCACACAAGATTCAGAAAGAGCACAAAGATAAAAGTCGACTTAAAAGAATTCTTGTAGCGGTTCTAGTGTCTGCAGGAGCTGCCTTCTTGGTTTGTGCTCTTGGGCTCATTTGGTTCTCTGGAAAATTCAGGGAGCATAGGAAAAAATCTGCAAGAATAATGTCGGTGCACAGGAAAAAAGGAAGAACCAGAGGTAAATCAAAGTTTGCTAGTTCTCAAAAGTCGGCAAGCAAGGTGAGCTTAAATCCTGCGCTTGATCTCTTGTATCTTAATTCATTAGAAAAGGATTTGGAGGAACAAACTACTTATCTTAAGCAAACTCCTGAAACTGTAAACACATTATCAAATCATAGCACTCCAAAGTATTCAGTGCATGAGAGGCAGGAATCAAAGCAAGAATTGATAGCAAAGTCAGATTCTGACAATGCTAGTAGTTCTTCCACAAGGGAAATCACGTCTGTTCATGGTGATGGGGAATCGGTAAAATATGAATCTGATGGCGGTAACTCTTCATCTGGGGATAAAATTATTCCCACTGAATGCCATTCATCAGACGATGAGTCTTTTCACTCTTTTGTTGATTCACGTTCATCTAATGTTCGGCTTTCTAATGCTTCGGCTGGAAGTTTCAGTGATATTTCAGAAATTCCCCCCTCAAATGTGCCACAGATAATACCATCTCCTTCACCACCTCCTACAAATTTAGACATTCTAGAAGCAACACAAGTTCAGGATAAGAATTTCACAGCCCCCCCACCGCCGCCACCTCCTCCCCCACCCCCGCCACCACCACCTGCTCTGGCACCAAGAATGTGCATACCTTCGCGATCAAGCAGAATTACATCTGAAGCTTCTAGTTCTTCTTCACTACCAAATTTGTCACCTCCTAGGAAGTCAGATGCTTCTTCAGGATCAAACCAAACACCTCGAAATGACTTACCGCCTTCACCTCGAAAGTCTCCCAAACCTTTACGAGCGCTGTCGAGTATTCCTCCTCCCCCATGCCCACCTCCATTTCTAAAAGGAAATAATGGCACTGCCAAAGGCCCACCT
Protein-coding sequences here:
- the LOC118060756 gene encoding formin-like protein 11 encodes the protein MGCAPQILHMIFIVTIFMLILLQSAHVFISDDASVDAEGYFQAPGLPKVNFIKESTGDVNNEKQIEKVSGEDENEEKETLIVQNFRALLGLRSSKTRSSSTEFVSRAPSPSATMEAEPPAFAPAHAPPRLPIHVHSYSPLHHKHLAPPPHKIQKEHKDKSRLKRILVAVLVSAGAAFLVCALGLIWFSGKFREHRKKSARIMSVHRKKGRTRGKSKFASSQKSASKVSLNPALDLLYLNSLEKDLEEQTTYLKQTPETVNTLSNHSTPKYSVHERQESKQELIAKSDSDNASSSSTREITSVHGDGESVKYESDGGNSSSGDKIIPTECHSSDDESFHSFVDSRSSNVRLSNASAGSFSDISEIPPSNVPQIIPSPSPPPTNLDILEATQVQDKNFTAPPPPPPPPPPPPPPPALAPRMCIPSRSSRITSEASSSSSLPNLSPPRKSDASSGSNQTPRNDLPPSPRKSPKPLRALSSIPPPPCPPPFLKGNNGTAKGPPPPPCPPPFLKGNSGPPPPPSLLPQYTPLGKDGVPLAKLKPLHWDKVRAAPDQSMVWDRIRSSSFELDEEMIESLFGYNLQSTTKNDEAKSKTPSPSKHVLEPKRLQNITILSKAINATAEQVCEALMRGDGLCLQQLEALAKMVPTKEEEAKLFGYKGDINELGSAEKFVRVVLSIPFAFERVEAMLYREIFEDEVVHLRNSFSMLEEACKELRSSRLFLKLLEAVLKTGNRMNVGTIRGGAKAFKLDALLKLSDVKGTDGKTTLLHFVVQEIIRSEGIRVSDSIMGMINQKNKTKTVEEREEDYRRMGLDLVSGLSTELYNVKKTATIDLDVLASSVSNLSDGIDKLQHLVNKDLSTDKKSINFVHTMKTFLNYAARNLKELREDEDRVLLHVREITEYFHGNVSKDEANPLRIFVIVRDFLGMLDHVCKELRSLKVPNIPNPLAPFR